Genomic DNA from Bacterioplanes sanyensis:
ATAACAATAAACACAACGACGGAAGGAGTGCTCGGTGCCGTTTCCTGTCTTTGCAATATGGCTGGCCTGGCTGTTGTGCCTGGCATCAAGCGCACAGGCCTATTCACCCGCTCAGTACGACAGCCAGCCGTTTGGCCAGGGCGCCATGCAACTGCAGGACCCCAGCCTAGAGCTGACCTTGGCGCAAGTGCGACAGTCATCCGACTGGCAGCCTACCGGCGCCGATCACCCGAACTTTGGCTATACAGACGCCGCCGTCTGGTTTCGCCAGACCCTAGAACTGCCACCGACACAATGGTGGCTGTGGATTCGCTACGCCCTACTGGACGAAGTGGATCTGTACATTTGCCCCAAGGCAGCACCAACGACGCACACCACCGAGCCCCAGCCCTGCCAACATCAGCAAAGCGGCGACAGCCTGCCCTTTAACCAGCGCGCCATTCAACATCCGGATTTGATTCTGCCCATCAACGCCACAGGCGAGGTAGAGCTGTATATACGCTTGCGTAGCCAAGGCACCAGCCAGCTGCCCGCTTGGCTGATCAGCGAAGCGGAGCTGGACAGCTCGTTACTGTCGTACAACTTGCTGCGCGGCGGCTTTATGTGCGCATTGCTGGTAATGGGCCTTTATAACCTCTTTATTGCCCTAACAACGGGCGATCGCAACTATTTGCTGTATTCGGGCTTTGTATTGTCGTTTCTGCTGCTGCACATGACCTACGAAGGCTCAGCGTTTCAATTTTTGTGGCCGCAGTGGCCAGAGGTCAATCGCTACGCTCTGCCGATGTTGTTTGGCGTCAATCAGCTGATTTTGTGCTTATTTGTCACGCGTTTTTTACGCTTGGCCGAGCACAGCCCCACCATGCACGGTGTCTTCACCATATTTGCGGCTCTGGCAGCGCTGTCCATTCCGATGGCGCTGGTGAGCTCGTATGGCTCGGTGTTGTTTGCGCAAAACCTGCTCAGCACCGTCATCACAGTGTCGGCTCTCACCATGGGCATTCGTATTTGGCGCCGTGGCGAGGTCGCCGCACGCTACTTTTGCATCGCCTGGGTGGTGTTCATTATTGGCATGGTCTTCACCAACGTGCGCTCACTGGGTTGGTTACCGACCAATACGCTGACGCTGTTCAGCTATCAGATTGGCTCATTCTTGGAGATTATTTTGCTGTCCATGGCCTTGGGTGAGCGCATTACCCGCTTGCAGCGCAATGAACTGAAAGCCAGGCAGCAGCGCCTGCAAAGTCAGGAGCAAGCGATTTTATACCTGCGCAGCTTTGAAGACCTGTACCACAACTCGCTGACCGGGCAGTTCCAGCTTGATGTGCAGGGACGCTTTACCAAGTCGAACCCCTCCTGGCGCACCATGATCAATCTGGCCCACTGCGACACCGAGCGACTGCCCAACTTTGATCGTCTGTTTGCCGATGATTCGGTAACGGATTTGTGGCAGATCCTACAGCAACACGGTCAGGTGCAGCGCTATCTGTTGACCTGCGGCGATGGTAGCGAACGACGCTGGCTCAGCATCACCATGCGCCGTCGCCGCGGTGAGGAGCTGGCCGGCTCGGACACCGCCTGGATTGGCTCGGCCCAGGACGTCACTCAGCAAACTCAGCACGAGCAACGCCTGCAACATGCCCAAGCAGAAAAAGCGCAATCGTTGCGGCAGATGGTGATGGGCATTGCGCATGAAATGAATACGCCATTGGGCAATATTCAAATGGCGCAAAGCTATTTGCATGAAAACATTGCCGCCGTGCGCGACGATGAGTTGCGCCAGCAACTGTGCGACGGTAGCCAGCACATTGACCAAGGCATAGCACGGCTGAAAGATTTGAATCAGGTGATGAAAAACTCCGCCCTGATCGAAGAGCAACAATGGCAAGAGCTGATTCACCTGCGCCAGTGGTTTCGCCACTGGCAACAAGAGACCTTGCGCCTGGACCCAGAGCTGCAACTGACGGTGAAGATCAGCAGCTTCACCCAACAGTGGTTTGGCGACAGTGATGCCCTGGGCAGAGTGCTCAATCAGCTGGTGGACAACAGCCTGCGCCATAACCGCGACCAAGCGCTGAACATTCATATCAGTGTTTACGACAAAGGCGACGAGCTGCGTATTCGTTATCAGGACAATGGCTGTGGCATTGCCAAAGAGGATCGCGAGCGCATTTTCCTGCCGTTTTACACCACCCGCCGCAGCGATGCTGGCAGCTGTGGTTTAGGGCTGTATGAGGTGCACAATTTGGTGCAGGAAATTCTCGCCGGCAAACTGCAGTGGGGCAGCGCTGAAGGTTTTGATCTGACGCTGGTTTTACCGCTGGCCGAGGCGGATCAGCCGCAGCAGACGCGATTGCGCCCGGACTGCTTGGCCTGATACAAGGCATGGTCGGTGCGCTGCAGTAGCTGCAGGGCGTCTTCACCCAGCTCTGCCATGGCAATGCCAATACTGACCGACAGCACCAATGGCCGGCCATGGCCGCCATGAACGTGCAGTAGCTCGGTACTGTGGCGTACGCGCTCCGCCAGCCCTTGAGCGGTTTTTAGATCCACCGCTGGCAGCAGCACAGCAAACTCCTCACCACCGTAGCGAAACAACAACTTGTGCTCCGCCAGCTCGGTTTTCAGCAACTGCCCAAAGGCACGCAACACCTGGTCACCAACGCTGTGGCCATGTTCATCATTGACGCGTTTGAAGTGATCCAAATCGATCAACAGTAACGCCACATCGCACTGTGCTTCGTGCGCCAAGCGTATTTGCTGCGGCAGCTCGCGGTCGAACACGGCGCGGTTGTAGACGTCGGTCAATCCGTCCAACTCACTGAGCAATCGAAAGTGCTGAGTGCGCTCCGTTTGTTGCGCCAGCATGGCCTTTTGGTGCATCAGCCAGCGCCGAAAGCCAATACCGGCGAATACCAGACCAAACACAAACAGCGCTTCGACGGTTTCCACCAGAATTTCGATCGGCTCGGAGTAATCGACAAATTCATCAACCCAGTCGCCCATGCACGACACACTGGTGAAGAAAAACCCCAACACCATGGGCCTGCGAGCCGATTCCGACAGGCCGCTTAGCTGGGCAATGCACATACCCAGGGTGAAAATCACTAGTTCGGCCAAGTTGGCGATGGCGTCGATCTGCCACTCCCAACGCAGATTGTGCCCCAACGCCAAGCAAGCTAAGCCCCAACTGCACAGCAGTGCCAGCAACAACACCAACAAACGGCGGCGCGGATCAGCGTACCAAGGGAAAGAAGAAGGAAGGGGCGACAAAGGCATTACAACCGCCATGCTGAGAATACGCTCTCAGCATAGCAAGGCGTGGGCAATGAAGGGAGCTATGCTCCCTAGCGGTGCTATCGTGGCGATAGCGTGGTGACAGCGATTTACAGCGCTGCTGCCAACTCACTGGCCAGCTTGATGGCACGCTTGGCGTCCAGCTCACCGGCAAACTCAGCACCGCCGACCAAGTGCAAGTTAAAGGTTTTGCTATTGTCTTGCTCCAGCTGTTGGTGCAGTTTGTTCACCGACACTTGGCCTGCGCACAGCACCACGTGATCGACATCGAGCACGCGAGTTTCTTTTACTTCCTCACCCTCTTTGCCGCTGCTAATGGTGATGTGCAAACCAGCATCGTCGACCTTGTCGTAACTGACACCGCCAATGGTTTCCACACCTTTCATGGCCACCACCGCGCGGTGCACCCAACCGGTGGTTTTATTCAGGCCTTTACCAAAGCGCGAGGCTTTGCGCTGCAGCATATATACCTTGCGCGGTGACTCTTCGATCTCCGCCGGTTTTAAACCACCACGCACCGAGTTACTGCCATCCACGCCCCACTCTTTCATCCAAGCGTCTTTATCCAGGGTAATGGATGGGCCTTCGTGGGTCAGGTATTCGACCATGTCGTAGCCGATACCGCCAGCGCCCATAATGGCGATTTTCTTACCCAGCTGCAGACCTTTATCCAGTACATCCTGGTAAGTAACCACCTTGGCATGATCGACGCCCGGCATATTCGGTACACGCGGCTCGACTCCAGACGCCACCACCACTTCGTCGAAGCCTTCGGCTTTTAACTGCTCAGCATCGACCCAAGTATTGAGGCGCAAATCGATGTTGTGCACTTCGATCATTTTGTGGAAATAGCGAATGGTCTCGTAAAACTCTTCTTTGCCCGGAATTTTCGCAGCGTAATTAAACTGACCGCCAATATTGCCGCGCGCTTCAAACAAAGTGACCTTGTGGCCACGCTGTGCCGCGACATTGGCACAGGCCAAACCGGCCGGGCCAGCACCGACGACAGCGACTTTTTTCGCTTGCGCCACTGGCGTGTACAGCAGCTGAGTTTCATGGCCAGCACGCGGGTTGACCAAACAGCTGGCACGTTTGTTTTCAAAGGTGTGATCGAGGCAGGCCTGGTTGCAGGCGATGCAGGTATTAATTTCATCGGCGCGGTTTTCGCGCGCTTTGTTGGCCCAATCTGGGTCGGCCAGCAGCGGCCTGGCCATAGAAATCATATCGGCCTGACCGCTGGCCAGAATCTGCTCGCCTACATCCGGCATATTAATACGGTTCGACGCCACCACAGGCACAGACACCGCGGCTTTTACTTGAGCAGTCACTTCGGTAAAGGCGGCGCGCGGCACCGAGGTAACAATGGTCGGCACCCGTGCTTCGTGCCAGCCGATACCCGTGTTAATCAGGTTCACACCGGCTTTTTCCAGCTCTTTGGCCAGCTGAATCACTTCGGCCATGTCCGAGCCGTCTTCAACCAAATCCAGCATCGACAGGCGGAACATCAAAATGAACTTCTCGCCGACTGCAGCACGAATGCGACGCACCACTTCCAATGGGAAGCGAATGCGGTTTTCGTAAGAGCCACCCCATTCATCGGTGCGTTTATTGACGCGTTTATTGATCATTTGGCAGATGAAGTAACCTTCAGAGCCCATGATCTCGATGCCATCGTAATTGGCTTTTTGCGCTAGCTTGGCGCAGCGCACATAATCATCGACGGTTTTTTCGATCTGCTTGGCGCTCAGCTCTTTCGGCTTAAACGGTGTAATGGGTGATTTTATCGCCGTTGGCGCAACGTTAAACGGGGTATAGCCGTAGCGACCGGC
This window encodes:
- a CDS encoding sensor histidine kinase; translation: MPFPVFAIWLAWLLCLASSAQAYSPAQYDSQPFGQGAMQLQDPSLELTLAQVRQSSDWQPTGADHPNFGYTDAAVWFRQTLELPPTQWWLWIRYALLDEVDLYICPKAAPTTHTTEPQPCQHQQSGDSLPFNQRAIQHPDLILPINATGEVELYIRLRSQGTSQLPAWLISEAELDSSLLSYNLLRGGFMCALLVMGLYNLFIALTTGDRNYLLYSGFVLSFLLLHMTYEGSAFQFLWPQWPEVNRYALPMLFGVNQLILCLFVTRFLRLAEHSPTMHGVFTIFAALAALSIPMALVSSYGSVLFAQNLLSTVITVSALTMGIRIWRRGEVAARYFCIAWVVFIIGMVFTNVRSLGWLPTNTLTLFSYQIGSFLEIILLSMALGERITRLQRNELKARQQRLQSQEQAILYLRSFEDLYHNSLTGQFQLDVQGRFTKSNPSWRTMINLAHCDTERLPNFDRLFADDSVTDLWQILQQHGQVQRYLLTCGDGSERRWLSITMRRRRGEELAGSDTAWIGSAQDVTQQTQHEQRLQHAQAEKAQSLRQMVMGIAHEMNTPLGNIQMAQSYLHENIAAVRDDELRQQLCDGSQHIDQGIARLKDLNQVMKNSALIEEQQWQELIHLRQWFRHWQQETLRLDPELQLTVKISSFTQQWFGDSDALGRVLNQLVDNSLRHNRDQALNIHISVYDKGDELRIRYQDNGCGIAKEDRERIFLPFYTTRRSDAGSCGLGLYEVHNLVQEILAGKLQWGSAEGFDLTLVLPLAEADQPQQTRLRPDCLA
- a CDS encoding GGDEF domain-containing protein; translated protein: MPLSPLPSSFPWYADPRRRLLVLLLALLCSWGLACLALGHNLRWEWQIDAIANLAELVIFTLGMCIAQLSGLSESARRPMVLGFFFTSVSCMGDWVDEFVDYSEPIEILVETVEALFVFGLVFAGIGFRRWLMHQKAMLAQQTERTQHFRLLSELDGLTDVYNRAVFDRELPQQIRLAHEAQCDVALLLIDLDHFKRVNDEHGHSVGDQVLRAFGQLLKTELAEHKLLFRYGGEEFAVLLPAVDLKTAQGLAERVRHSTELLHVHGGHGRPLVLSVSIGIAMAELGEDALQLLQRTDHALYQAKQSGRNRVCCG
- a CDS encoding NADPH-dependent 2,4-dienoyl-CoA reductase, giving the protein MSQYPHLFEPLDLGFTQLKNRIMMGSMHVGLEDRPWHFDEMAAYFAERARGGTGLMVTGGFAPNRRGDLLPFGSKLISGWQVPFHKKVTSAVHEAASDSKILLQILHAGRYGYTPFNVAPTAIKSPITPFKPKELSAKQIEKTVDDYVRCAKLAQKANYDGIEIMGSEGYFICQMINKRVNKRTDEWGGSYENRIRFPLEVVRRIRAAVGEKFILMFRLSMLDLVEDGSDMAEVIQLAKELEKAGVNLINTGIGWHEARVPTIVTSVPRAAFTEVTAQVKAAVSVPVVASNRINMPDVGEQILASGQADMISMARPLLADPDWANKARENRADEINTCIACNQACLDHTFENKRASCLVNPRAGHETQLLYTPVAQAKKVAVVGAGPAGLACANVAAQRGHKVTLFEARGNIGGQFNYAAKIPGKEEFYETIRYFHKMIEVHNIDLRLNTWVDAEQLKAEGFDEVVVASGVEPRVPNMPGVDHAKVVTYQDVLDKGLQLGKKIAIMGAGGIGYDMVEYLTHEGPSITLDKDAWMKEWGVDGSNSVRGGLKPAEIEESPRKVYMLQRKASRFGKGLNKTTGWVHRAVVAMKGVETIGGVSYDKVDDAGLHITISSGKEGEEVKETRVLDVDHVVLCAGQVSVNKLHQQLEQDNSKTFNLHLVGGAEFAGELDAKRAIKLASELAAAL